The genomic DNA ttcgatttgaaatcacaaatatgatttccgaccaaaattgcacgacactAGGTTCatttaccactttattacatctattttgaaatcgtccaaatacaggacttgatcacttcaaatattttattgatgcagtactgagctggtttgaaattaaatttatccattttttGAGGGGgaaaagtaagagttttggaaaccaaagaagcaaaatttgccatacgATACTCTTTGTCtatcattttcctgcaatttgactggttactttaaacaagccttgaaatctgactggttgttttgtttttagtgtggcCTGCTCACTTActgggaaaaagatgtgatttaaagcaaaaatggtgtgattcatgaataaatcgcaccaattagagccaatcagattacaggtACCACTTTACATGGGtgtaataaaagaaataacaaaacttgttcCTCGAGTATTGTTGCGTTATATAAGCAcgtgggaatttttaagaacactcgagaagtgcGAGAAGCACTTGGCTTCGGCTCGTGCTTCTCCgcacttctcgagtgttcttaaaaattcccaagtgcttaTAGAACTTAATAATGCACTCGGCGcgctttttatttctttaacatCATGGCAATAACGTAGAGGACACTGTCGTTGACTTTCGTGCTGCAATAAGTGTGAAAACAGACTTAACTTCTTAGAGTAGAACGAAACTGTCAGCAAATGATGTTTTTCAAGGGTGTGCACGGCTAACTGAATATTTTGCACCCTAACTGTTTTAAACTTCCTGAAATGCAGGCATTTTTATAACCTAATATAATAGATATATCTTATGCAGTGCAACGACTGTTATGGACTGGCTCAACACAATCATTATCCAGAGTTTAAATAAGGGATGAGGGGTGCGGGGCTACATGATTCCCTTTGATGTCGATAAGTTTTCATTTGGACTTAACAAGTTTGATATGGTCTATTATTGTAATAAATCAACTCAACAGGAGCCCTCTATACGCTCAGGCTGTGCAGGAGATTTGTCCTCACCTTTCTCTTTGTCCGCAGCCTCTACATTCGCCCGCTCAGTGTTTTCACGTTTCATCAGCGTCATCGAGTTGCTTAACTGGTGAATCTGCATTTCGTTGTCTTTAATTTGtgatttgtgattttttaactcttcacCCAAAGTTTCttgtttggttttgatttcGTTGATTTCCTCACCACACGCTTCAAGTTTAGTCAGGGTGTCTGCTGCAGCCTCTTCAGCTCCACTTAACTTGGAACTCACTCCATCCAGTTTATCTTCTACTTTTTCAATGTGAACCTTCAATCCCTGAAGCTGTTTTTCATGAGCGTCAAGCATTTCCTGCCCCTTGGGATCTGTTACTTGTGAGTGATCTTTCACATTTTCAGTAATCTCAGCAAAGGCTTCTTTCAAGTTTGCCAGCACACTTTCAAATCCATCCATTCTTTGCTCAGTATTTTCCAGACTTGATATCGTGTCCCCTTCCTTTTCCCCTTCCTCTTTTCCTGCTTTATCCTCTTTCATTGCATTCAGAGATTTCCGCAGTTCCTCCATATCAGAGCGCAGATCACTTGAGGTCTTATGGACTTTGGGCAAAGATTCTTTCAGTTCATTCAGATCAGACGCTAAGGCATCTACCATTTCTGTTAAGCCCTCCAGAGAACTTTCTGACGCCTCAAGCGTCCGCTTTATGTTGACCAACTCCACAAAGTCATGAGCGGGTGTCTTGCTCTCCTTCCTCACTAAGGAAGCCACCGATATAACGGGATCAGGAACAGCGGGAGGGGGGTGTGACTCAAGAAATTCTACACGCCCTTGGAGTTCTGAAACCCTCCTTTTTAGGCTGTTCAGCGAATCTGATCCTCCAGGTGAGAAAACGGAGCTTCGGGTTAAGGGCGGTTGATCTTTAACTGGAAGATCTTCTGATTTAGGAGGAGCAATGCTCAATTCTCCTTCTGTAATCGATGCATCCAATTTACTTTCCTCTGTGGGATCAGTTTCCACACTCGTCAACTGTTCTCCTTCCCTCTGCTCCGCATCTAAGGCTGATGGAGGAGGAGACTCTTGTTCTTGCTctgtattgttttgaaatgGAGTCGTGGATTCGGCTTCAGGTCCCACCATCATTTCAGGAGTTTCTTCGACTTGAAAGACTTCGAGTGATCTTTTTTCTAGACTGGTAACATCGGCATACCCATCCTTGATAAAGTCAATAGCACTTTTGTGTTCCTCTCCTAGTGTGTCAATGTCGATAGCTTTGTTTTCAATGCCAAGATGCCGTAGTATTTCTTGAAGAAACATGcgcaaaatgttaaaatttacGGTCCCCACCTCTGGCGAGGAGAGTGCAAAGTTCAAGAGCTTTTCTAACTCGATAAAAGAAGGCATGTTTATGCTCTTTAGATGACAGTTTTTCCAACGCAAGCTCTCTTCCTTTGGATTAACTTTGAGGTGTATTGCGTTCAGCTAATTAATTACGTGATAAATGCCAATTTGCGCGCGCTGATAAAGAATTACGTTAAGCGTAATGCAGCACTCTTCTGACATAGCTAAATGAAGAACAGACAAGTTCCAGTGCGTGGTTTTCGTCAGGGGAGAGATCGTTTCGCTATTGTATAGGACAAACATACCGTGCACTACACACGATGGCCAAGATTTTAGATCTGTGGTTTTTTAATTATGGCCTCTCAGCAGAATCTCCGGTTTTAGAAGGAATAAGCCACAGctggttgttttcattttgaaccGCTCAAAACTATGccagagcttttttttttaattttttttttttacgtcagTTGGGGGAGTCATCAACCCAAAAATGTTGATCTAGAAGCAAAATAGGGTTCATTCACCGTGTCTGCATTCCCTATCGAAAATATTCCAAGTCCCTTGGCTTGATCGCTTCAATAAATCTTTTTAGACGATTGAAAAATCGTTGATCCATTTTATGACCTGACCACGCAAACACTCACTGAAGAGACCCCAAAAATGGGATGTATCATAATTGCTAGCATTTTAGAGATTCTTTATAAGACATGGTACACTTTACTAAGACGCTATTTTGTAGTTAAGGGAggttttttaaaagcttttcttaAGCTTAAAAGCTTAGTAACGAGATTTTTTGTAACATTCGACGAGCGCTGGCCTTTAGGAGAATCCAAAAACagtaggctttttttttttgttgccaCTTCAAAATGGCTGGTTGAGAAATTGTCCCATTTGTAGAAATATCTGAAAATAAGTGTTTGAAAACTCTAAATTTTCTCGTTCTACAAAATTGTAGCAGGAGGTTGTACACCGATGTACAAACGATTTCCGTATTCCGATACGCAAGAGGTATTTTGAATACACAACTGCCCTGACTCACAAGGCGACTCGACAAAAGAGAGCAGGTTGTTATATTCCAACACAATCGTTAGTGAcgaatacaaaataaatttatattttcctcGGGAATGGATAAAAAACGAGATGAAAACTAAGACTGGactgaactttatttcaaacAACAATCACTTCCACAGCCGAGCAAGTATAAAAAAACACACATCTCCTCATTACTTCCCCCGGTTGTAGAACGTGTGAGCTAATCAACGACAAATATGAAGAAAGCCGATTGAAAGAAACACCCACATAATGTGAAATGACTGCTCTCCTCAGAAAAAACTGTATTTTTCTACACCAGGTAATTTCAAGTCGTGGAAAACCGTCAAAAAAAGGTCAAGATGTCTTTTATTGCCTCAGAAAGGAAGATATTCACTTGACTTGTAGGGCACAAATCGGCCGACCTTATTTAGAAAATGCAAAGAACATTGTCACCTTGAAATACTTGTGACCTGGTCGTTGCTTACCTTACGGAATAATAACTTGTGATGATATCgtaagaaaagttttttttaaggcctGTCAACAAATTTTAAGAACGTGATCTTTATAGTTCCTAAATACATTTTCAGAAAGTTAAGGGATGATCACATTTGTGATTACGCGTGTTAGAAGTAAAATATTCGATCTTTCAAACCAGGATAACAATTACAATTCATAAGGACAAAACACTACCCGTgtaataattaataaattatgTAAGGCGACGGTTCATATAGTTACTCCTCGAAGCTTTCCGGAAATTTTCATTAAGCTTTGCAGGTGACGGTCAAGGAGCAACGACATATAGAAAAGGTGCAATATATTCAATCTTCTTTTGAGTCATCTGTGCAATACATTTATGGTATGGGTTTTGTGTCCCGGCGACACTTAGATCCTGTTTCGTCCCTTTAGCAAATCATAACGCTCGAGCTATGATATAGGctatcatgttttttttttcaaa from Pocillopora verrucosa isolate sample1 chromosome 10, ASM3666991v2, whole genome shotgun sequence includes the following:
- the LOC131791703 gene encoding glutamine-rich protein 2-like; amino-acid sequence: MPSFIELEKLLNFALSSPEVGTVNFNILRMFLQEILRHLGIENKAIDIDTLGEEHKSAIDFIKDGYADVTSLEKRSLEVFQVEETPEMMVGPEAESTTPFQNNTEQEQESPPPSALDAEQREGEQLTSVETDPTEESKLDASITEGELSIAPPKSEDLPVKDQPPLTRSSVFSPGGSDSLNSLKRRVSELQGRVEFLESHPPPAVPDPVISVASLVRKESKTPAHDFVELVNIKRTLEASESSLEGLTEMVDALASDLNELKESLPKVHKTSSDLRSDMEELRKSLNAMKEDKAGKEEGEKEGDTISSLENTEQRMDGFESVLANLKEAFAEITENVKDHSQVTDPKGQEMLDAHEKQLQGLKVHIEKVEDKLDGVSSKLSGAEEAAADTLTKLEACGEEINEIKTKQETLGEELKNHKSQIKDNEMQIHQLSNSMTLMKRENTERANVEAADKEKEHKSETSTYRRRAYSVDRQELSLIRTMISELQEEKEKLKQTDIRLNDELYRKQRHLDDLYNIVDELRDVKVDKELLNMGFELKADKKDVETKIGREDFEHCIGLVDQSLRDLLQRLEGHENALKLAIEAIHSDVGKKLDKEEVEPLKRYLESRMEFMKPKPVERPPPEELAAGIRKRFLVDHNCISCDRPVKYAREEPFPPLPTIRCMPGSKSTRPYTTFELEQIRQHMLPGGLSMTKERFELLEKQRSKLQKEMLRLSGVHDLQELAEATARACGGVHTLTYPHSQSVVRGLQLNKDDLDFLVPQKDFQPVDILGQDGHIYKGLLDSLPTTLPHIPQKGKTSGLKNAPRNVRRSTTPTSPSLQKPAKDQIESC